Sequence from the Ornithinimicrobium humiphilum genome:
GCCCTCGAGGTGGGGGCGCCCATACTCTGCGACGCGACGATGGTGGTGAAAGGCGTGACGCGCAGCCGGCTCCCCGCGGAGAACGAAGTAGTCTGCACCCTCAACCACCCTGAGGTGCCTGCCCTGGCGGAAGAGTGGGGAACCACCCGCACCGCGGCGGCGATCTCGTTCTGGGAGCCGTACCTCGAGGGCTCGGTGGTCGCCATCGGGAATGCACCGACCGCCCTCTTCCACCTGCTGGAGATGTTGGTGGACGGCGCCCCGCGCCCTGCGGCGATCGTCGGCTGCCCGGTGGGATTCATCGGTGCCGCCGAGTCGAAGCAGGCCCTCGAGGACTTCCGCGTCGACCACGGCATCGACATCCCGTTCGTCACGGTGCGCGGCCGCCGAGGTGGATCCGCCATGACATCGTCG
This genomic interval carries:
- a CDS encoding precorrin-8X methylmutase — translated: MSCSATHLPRRPNRHYPYIDRGAAIYHDSFATIRREADLSRVPESAEKVAVRMIHGSGQVDLVDDLVIHPDLVPAARAALEVGAPILCDATMVVKGVTRSRLPAENEVVCTLNHPEVPALAEEWGTTRTAAAISFWEPYLEGSVVAIGNAPTALFHLLEMLVDGAPRPAAIVGCPVGFIGAAESKQALEDFRVDHGIDIPFVTVRGRRGGSAMTSSALNALAQEQE